CTCTTCCATGAGACTTGCCGGATCCGATTTCAAAATCATGCGGCGGTTTCGACAGGCAGGCCGGCGGCCTTCCATTCGGGATAGCCGTCCTCAAGACGATGAACGCGATAGCCCCGCTCCCGCAAGGCGGCGACCGCCTCGAACGACAGGACGCAATAAGGACCGCGGCAATAGGCGACGATTTCCCGGTCCGCAGAAAGCTCGGCCAACCGGCGCTCGAGCTCGGCAAGCGGGATATTGAGCGCCCCGGGGAGATGTCCGAGCGCGAACTCGTCCTCCGGTCGAACATCAAGAACCGTGACAAGGCCATCCTGCAGCCTTGAGACCAACTCCTCCCGCGACACTGGCTCCAACGCGTCGCGAGCGCGGAAGTAGTCGGTCATAACGCGA
This Rhizobium sullae DNA region includes the following protein-coding sequences:
- a CDS encoding ArsR/SmtB family transcription factor, with the translated sequence MSSTGPKQAIYNSLAEVAQALGHAHRLELLEHLAQGERSVEELSARSSLTFANTSRHLQILRRARLVETERRGKHVLYRLAGDVEVVALMQALGRVGARNVAEVNRVMTDYFRARDALEPVSREELVSRLQDGLVTVLDVRPEDEFALGHLPGALNIPLAELERRLAELSADREIVAYCRGPYCVLSFEAVAALRERGYRVHRLEDGYPEWKAAGLPVETAA